The DNA region CATATTACATTTACTCACAATGGCTTTTCCAAGctttggtttttcttttacaaaatgtttatttgtctcACATCATTTTATAAGAATGTTAAGGCAACTGTGTCTCATACCTGTTTTATTGAATCTCTTTACTTTCTGAAAAACGTTTGCAACTTTGACTAGctgcaaaacatgtttcaatgaAAAATACTGTGATTTGATTTGTCAGCCATGTTTGTCCCAGCCCTGGTGCATGCATGGAGCTGCACTGTCATGCTGACACCAGAGATTGTGACTATTACTGTAAATGTCAGTctgatgggggaggggggttccCTTAAGAGGCGGAGAGTGGAAAGTTTTCTTATCACCTGAATTATGGTGACGTCAGTCACAGTCAGGGTCAGTAACAGCAGAGCCGTGCGGTCAGGTGCGGTCACCTCACCTGACCGCACAAAAACAAgtaatgattaaataaaataaatatatatattttctactgatctgtgaaatgttatttctgtacaATTCCAAAattttcaatcattttcatgATCAAAATCACTGAATTCACATATTTCTGGTCGGCTCCGCCTCACAAGCTGGGTCGAGTGTATGCCTTTTGCTTTCTAACTGTTTGTcaccaatgtaatgtttgtagacACTTTTATTATACGTCCTCACTTTCTATAGAATAAATCATGTATTTCACGTGTGTGAAGAAATGACACCTTGTTGTTGTCATCAGAGTAACAGCTCCAAACACACCTTTAGATTAGGTGTGGCAGCCAGTACCTCTGCCTCACCTGAAGGGGGCGTACGTCAGGTTGCGTGAGGCTCATAAGGTCAAGAGTTTATGCTTGGTTTGATGTTGGTCCTCTTCTatgcagaatttttattttaaaatttcGCTCTGATTgcaaaaatggaaaaggaagaTTTGTATATCTAATCTTAAATATTTCTCAAAACTGGACTTTCAATCAAAACGTGAAGTGATAAATAATGGAAGActtttcaaactaaaagaagATAATGAGGACTTttacaacaaagtcacagaTATTTTAGTCCAGAAGGATAGGTGAATGGACTTTGTTTACAAGTAAAGGTAAGACCATGAATACACCGCAGTATATGaatacttttattattattgaatgaGTATGAATTGTAATGGAAAAAACATTCTGAGGCGCTATAAATGTAATGAACTTCCTTGGCCAAATATGCACCTTCCCTCTACGTGTGTGTACATAATGCTGATATGAGACATGAAACACAACCAGTATTCAATGTGCAAGCTGCCAATTGAATGGTGAGTTTAAACTACTCTATaaatgggttcatatatttgtaaatcTGACTGTGAAAAAGTCAGTGCCTCACCGCCCGTCACTGAGTAACAGCCTGTTTGTTTGCTGTCCCATCACATGCAGCCACCGCCTTTCTTCAGGTTATTCCCCATCTGTACTCCCGTAAGCCTGCAGGAGTGCAGAGCCATAAAAGGACATGACCTGTTCGCGCCATTtctccggggggggggggcgggtgTACGCAGAGTCCCGTGATaggacaggaagaggaggaggaggagtcgaCGAAGGAGCGCAATACATAAAACCCAAAGCAGAACTGCTAAAGAGAACACACCTCTCATCACTCCATCCTCTCATCACTCCATCCTCTCATCACTCCATCCTCTCATCACTCCATCCTCTCGTCTCTCCATCCTCTCGTCTCTCCATCCTCTCGTCACTCCATCCTCTCATCACTCCATCCTCTCgtctctccatcctctcatcactccatcctctcgtctctccatcctctcatcaCTCCATCCTCTCGCAGCATCATGAACCTGACCGAGACGTTCACGACTCTCCCGAAACGGATCCTTGTCGGTAAGTTTTAGGAAGACGACccgtgtgtttcttttttacgCATCCCAACCAAACCCCATGAAGTAATGTGCTGATTtaagagagagagctgtgtgtTCAGGCTGTTGAATCCTTTCATGACGTTTTAAAGACTTAATGATGATTCTAACCATCGGCAGACACATTCCAACCAAAACCCCCATGAACACAGTAAGTCTTAGGTAGATGGATACTTTATTAACCCCTGCAGGAAGTTATAGATACAGCAGCTGCAACGACAGTCAGAAAAACATGACCTCAAAAATACTCAAATCAGTTTGAAAACCCGACTGAAATCTACAAATGATTAAGATGGAGATAAGATTGAGTTAGACTGCTGCTGCTCAACAGatatgcagaagtgcaaaaacactttaaattcaacaCCAGTTAAACTGTGACACCTGTCGGCTCCCCGCGTTAattcagagaaacagagaaaccaGATCTATATTCTTGGGGGCTTCCCGTCTGGCTGCAGATGTGTGGGCGGCTCAAGAGGCGGAGGCATCCTCTCACGGTCCGCTGCATtagagggagtgtgtgtttcaTCAGTCGCTCCTCACTGTCAAGGAGAGAACACGTTTATTTATTCCTTCACCTGAACGACCATGATGAAGACTTTGATGCCACTGCTCGGTGAGTCTGAGGACAGCTTTCTAAAACGTTTTAACCAAATCACCACTGAGAGGAAGTCGGTGATtaaagagtgagaggagagctggCACCCGCAGGTCGGAGTGAGTGTGATGACATTTGTTACCTTCTCctcaaaccaaaaacaacaacaacaacaacaacaacaacaacgtggCTTTACGTTACAATAATAATCagtagtctctctctctctgatagtTGAACTACACATTTGTGtatatgtttatgttgtttgttaCTTCTCTAAAGAATGCTTCGTCTATAGATTCTTTATTTCTAAGCATGTACTATGTATGGAAGCTTTTGGTAGTAAAGTTGTCGTAAATCGGTAAAATGTTTGAAGGTGAACCGTGTCAGGTATTCCCGTAAATGCGTCTGTGAGAAACGGCACGGGAGGGTTTTTCGGGACTTCCCTGGAGGAACAGGTCGATTCAGGACGAGTGCAGGAATGGAGGAAGATTCTCGAGAGTTGAAGCCGTGAGAACGGTTGCCTAGGGAACTGGGTCACGTGATAACGCTTTCTGCACGAGTTTCACACTGTTTCATCACATCCTGCCTGACGTAATatactgtgtgcgtgtgtgtgtgtgtgtgcgtgaatgtgtgtctgtgtgtgtctgtgtgtgtgtgtgtgtgtctgtgtgtgtgtgtctgtgtctgtgtgtgtgtgtgtgtctgtgtgtgtgtgtgtgtgtgtctgtgtgtgtgtgtgtgtgtgtgtctgtgtgtgtgtgtgtctgtgtgtgtgtgtgtctgtgtgtgtgtgtgtctgtgtgtgtgtgtgtatgtctgtgtgtgtgtgtgtgtgtgtatgtctgtgtgtgtctgtgtctgtgtctgtgtctgtgtgtgtgtgtgtgtgtgtatgtgtctgtgtgtgtgtgtgtatgtgtgtgtctgtgtgtgtgtatgtgtgtgtctgtgtgtgtgtgtgtgtgtgtctgtgtgtgtgtgtctgtgtgtgtgtgtgtgtgtgtgtgtgtctgtgtgtgtgtgtgtgtgtgtgtgtatgtctgtgtctgtgtgtgtgtgtgtgtgtgtgtgtatgactgtgtgtgtctgtgtctgtgtctgtgtctgtgtgtgtgtgtgtgtgtgtatgtctgtctgtgtgtgtgtgtgtgtgtgtctgtgtgtgtctgtgtctgtgtgtgtgtgtgtctgtgtctgtgtgtgtgtgtgtgtgtgtgtgtatgtctgtgtgtgtctgtgtgtgtgtctgtgtgtgtgtgtgtctgtgtgtgtgtgtgtgtgtgtgtgtgtctgtgtgtgtgtgtgtgtgtgtgtgtgtgtctgtgtgtgtgtagattcAGTTTGACATGTTGTCTCTTATCATGTTTCATTAGAGAGGTGTGGCTCTCTGCTTGTTGTTTCAAAGGACAGATGAGTCAATAAGGAAGAAAGCGGTCGTCAGAAAAATCATTGAGTTGTTTTGATGTGaagtaaaataacaaaacaacaggaagtgtgtgttattgtgtcagAGGTCACGCGTTAGTTTCAGTTTGACGGACGCCACCTGAGAACATTTTAATACTGAGGAAGTCTCATTGGAGTTCTTAGAAATCATGGAGAGAACATGTTTTgacccaaaaagaaaaaagaaaccaacCCTGTGCATAATTTCTGACCAAAGTCACTAAACCCACCTTCATATTAAATCTGGTCCTCATTCAGAACTTGCCCTGAACACTTGATGACTTTAAGCCTTTTCAGCACCAGAGAAATCCAGTAGTAGTCGTCTGTACATCCACATAAAGGAACCAGTTACAGCTAACTCTGCATACTTTAAATCGTCCTGATATTCACAGAAAACCAGCACTTTTCATTACTGCAGAACCTGCCTGAGAATGGTAACGATTTGAAGTTGATCTCAGTATCGGAGACATCCAGTCTCAGCTGTCCGTACGTCCATGAGTGCactgcaaacaggaagtagtaATAGCTCATTCGGCATCATTTATGTGCGCCGGTTTGGACTGCGCGTAAATAAAAGTTCATAAACCTAACAAAgaatgaacagaaaaacaatggtgATCATAAGTGCAgaacctgccccccccccagcagCTACCTGGGACCACGCACTTCCTTTGTACATCCCCCAAAGCATTATGGGAACTGCAGTTTGGAGGCAAAACAAAGAATAGTAACTGCAGAGAAATGTGTGATGCAATCATGATGTAATGTAGTCATGTGACTCTCCGGGTTACAGCAGCATGTGCGGAAAACGAAAGGTCTGTTGTGAAATACAGGAAACCAGTTCAACAGCTGCGATTTCCCATGTGGCCCGGCTGCAAATCAAAGAAGCCAGAGTTAAATATATACTTCTTATAGTTTCATTGATTTACTGTTTGTCTTCACAGCGTGTTAAATCTGGGTCAGAGCAGTTACAGGTCAGGTTTCCTTCTTCACACGCCCTCCGAGATAATCGGTACACATgtactacaaaaacaaacacgccCACCGTAAGTAAATCACTCAGCATGCTCCAGTGAGTTAAAGTGTGAAGAGAACTAATCCTCTCAGCTGTTATCAGCTCTTCAATAAGCTGTTTAAACAATCTCAGACACAGGCCACAAAAAAGAGATAACGGGCTGAGGCGAGTAGCACACACCTCCTGGCAGATATTTAATCATccagtgtgtttacatggacttgagaATCCGGGTTGTGAGTCTCCTCCTGGTTTGGATCATATCTggatattctacaattcatgtagcagacgcttttatccaaagtgaacatcagagaggaagaacaacacaagcaaggatctagagaggaggagacaacgacaggaagtgtaaacaaacagctttaagtctgatcagacacacaggtgctgacaggaagtgaccagaggtgctgacaggaagtgaccagaggcagcgGGTGCACAGGTAGTCGGCAGCTGTCAGAAACCATGGTGAAAGTGTATACATGCCACATGCTACTCGATTCCTGAAATCaggatatgatgtttacatgaacaaacacaaaaccgagatactcaagtccatgtaaacacactcattaCAAACAattcaggatttattttttgctttaagATGTAAGCCCGGACTCGTCAGCGGAGTGTGGCTTAGAATAAGTGGAATGAGATATTCTTGACCTCTCAGGTGAGAGTCTGATGTTCTCACACGGTTGTTTGTTTGCTCGGGCGGGCCAGTTGAATGGGAAGTTTTCGTTTTCCCTTTCCACTCGTCCTTATCAGACGATGCGCTAAAATGACTCAGCTTTTCCACTCCCTCCTGGATTAGAGGCGATGAAGCAATCGAGGAGGAAAGAGCCAAGTGAAACAAAGCAAACCACAAATATGTCTGAACACATGCTAACTTTTTTTGCAGCTCCTTCTGAACAGTCCTGACAGTTTAGCTCTCAGGAAGGTTTTATCACCCTGCCTTCCCTGTAGTTTTGACTCCTCTGCTTTCAAACACTCTGTATCTGATCatttctccttcatctcctttcctctctctgcagattagatcctttcctcctttcctcctgtAACTCTGTACCTTTCCACTCTGATGGCCACCTCACACTATGATTCATGAGAAGGTTTTTAAAGACCCACCTAGACCTCCGGAGTCCAGTCCAGGGTTCAGGTGTACCTAAAACTTATTACCTAACCCGTAAACGATTAAATAATGTTTCTGCTGAATgagattgtttttcttcttcacttccagtttctgttctgatgatgatgatgatgatgataatgaagaTCCAGTGTTCTTCGGCTGCAGTACCAGAACAACAGCACCCAACATGCAGCGCCAGCAGACAAACGGATGACATCGTCTTATACCAGCTGTCCCCTATGATCTGGTCACCTGGCTGTAGGAGAAGCTGGGAGACTGAAGATGTAAGTAACCAAGAGAAATAGGTTTAAAACTGAGGAGCtataaaggtccaatcagtgagctgtgtagagagtgagatgataaaggtatcttactctctgatcattaaggaaacatgttgaagtgctggcttctctgacaacaatgcagcagccagtatgtcctccttctaactttacattctgctcctgaatgctctggatttgtttggaccagagaaggtaggcgcttttaagacccccccccccacacggctgttttggacgcccctcggtttgtcagatatgagagcagttatcaggtcaacaggtgttgcagcgatggaagcggtcaagagaagtggttcagatagaagtgattgtacccgacctaaaaagcctctgcatgtttctaataagctccacgagcagaaacgtgctcaaactaggatcaatattggagatgcttttgaaaaatggagagaggttagaacacagaaaggtttacagacccatgcagagctggataaacactgaagcttcagagtccaccacatggggacctgagtgagcatccactctacagaggagggggggggggacagctctctatgatgtttagaaatttcattttaaacactaggggttcagagttacatattgctctttaaataaactttgatttggACCTGattgaacagatttttttcccagaTTAAATGAGTATTCTAAAGTTAAGAAACACCCAGAGAGCAGTCAAAATGGAGCACAGTTGATTGAACACGGCATCACACAGGATCACCGGAAATACAGTGGCATTTGTGGCTTACATTAGATCTAAATTTAGACCCTAGTTCCTGTGGTCCAAATGGACACAGTTCCTCAAAGGGTCCCTCGTTTCAGGGGTAAGTTCATGCTGTTAAAAAGTGGCTGAGGTGTCACTCTTTTACTTCCCTCCCTGCCCAACATGATGTGATTGAGCAATCCTCTCTGCCAGCAAAATGATCTGGAAAGTCCCTTCAACTCCACTGCTGCCATCTCTTGTCTTCtcatcagacttttttttaaacacttcagaATACacagtgaaatgaaaaatgatgatTGTAAAAGCTCACCTGACCTCCCCTGCCACCCTCTCCCCACACAGTTGGtataagaaagaaaatcaagtcATTTCATTGCAATGTTTCAGGAATTACATATTTCTCCAGATCTTCAAAACCATTGATCTCATTCACAAGTCCTTTTTGAGTAAATCTGCATTCATAATGAAGCTGTCTGCCTCTGCTTATTTTTCAGGGGACCTCCATCGTCCTTCAATTCCAACACGATCCCAATCGGGTACTGAATGTGACGATGGCATCCATCACACTAAAAAACTGCACGAGCGTCCTGCGTTTTATGTGGCAGTGCACAGAGGTAAAGAACATCTTATTCTCAAGATTCGATGCAAACACCTGACGTTAATAACTTTCATTCAGATTAGAAATATTGAATAAAGGAATGTGAACATGTGAGGGGATTCCCCAGATTTCTGTCTAACCAGCCGGTTGAGATTTGGATTCAGAGCATGGGAGTGTTTTGTGGCAGACAGTCAAGTTTTCTTGCTAAACACTTTGTGTGATTGGTAAAATATAATAAAGGTATCAAACCCTCAAAGTCCCTCGatgaattaaaaatgatctaCTTACACAGGAGTGAAAAGAAGAGCTTTTAGCTTTATTATCCTGAGGGCCAACGTTGCAGAGCAGCTTGCAATTAAATGTTGAAAAGAGTAGAGCACAACCGATCAATCAGctagccgataatatcggctgatattagcatatccagtgacaaTCAGTATCGGCTGATTTTATCCCAGATATGCACCAATATTACTaaatttattcaccagtcaaatatcatttaatttgagtatctTCGGCTTACACCAGCAGTTCTCTGGCATCACTCTTCAGAGCGTCGAGCGGTGATGTATGTACATGCTCacttactttccagttgagtggccatcttgtcttcattataaatcttttccacaattGTTTGATAGCTGCATTttagggatcaacacaatacatgtgtgcatctatctctacagattgtACATATCTAAGAAAGTTATCGGTATCCAATTTCTTTCCCTGCCAAACATCGATAATGGTATCGGCCTCAAAAATCCTGCATCGGTCGGGCCCTGGAAAACAGTACAAATATCTATAAGCAAAGATTAGCCTACAAACCTAATTTAGATTTTATATTGCTCATGAAATCATTATCACTGTGTTTGTTGATCTTTGCTCTCAgttgttcttgttttattcccattttatatttgatctctctgtgtgtttgtttccttcctGCAGATCCGAGAGAAAGTGAACTGCTCATGTGAGTATTGAAGTTGCAGAATAACCAAATACACAACACGATACAGTTTTTATGCTCCTAAAGCAGTGTTACCACATAAAGACGATAGTGTGCGCGACAGAGAAAAGACAATTTGTATGTTTTGGGGATGTCagctttaacatgtttattgtgTTGCAATAAAGGTAATAAATTAatgcattaaaggagcagtatgtaactctgacccctagtgtttaaaatgggtaccgTAGTCTAAATTCtgaacatcatagagagctgtctcccccccccctcctctctagagtggatgctcactcaggtcaccatgtggtggactctgaagcttcagtgtttatccagctctgcatgggtgtGTAAAGAAAAAGGCACGctctctgtggacacaggcccttatgTTGTAAGACCAGTTAGCTCTTCTATACACTTTTAGAAACGTGTATTTTGATGTGTGTGCTTTAATGTTTCAGATGTGGTGTCATGACTTTTTAGTAACGGATTATTTCTTCCCCTCCCAACAGTTAACTGCAGCATTCCACTTCTTCAGGAGAAACCTCAACCACAGATTGGTGAGTCAACACCTGTTTCCTTAACACATTCAATGATGTTTGTGGTTTTAAGTCATCACTGAAGGTCTATAAAAACCACAGCTCAGCCTCAGGAGGCCTCGAGGGGGAAAACGCCTGTTAATACACAGCTTTCTAAGTCTGGGTTACAatttgaagggggggggggtggggggtgaacgattaaaacaacaacatatccTGCACAAAAAACTTTTGATATGATGTTCAATCAGACAGCCctctacaatgttttaaattcGGTACgctttttaaacactaggtgtcagagttgcATATTGTCGCATTATTCCTGAGACTGTCTACAGATTAACGTCCTTCAATTCTGTACAGAAGG from Labrus bergylta chromosome 6, fLabBer1.1, whole genome shotgun sequence includes:
- the LOC136179507 gene encoding uncharacterized protein isoform X2; protein product: MMKTLMPLLVSVLMMMMMMIMKIQCSSAAVPEQQHPTCSASRQTDDIVLYQLSPMIWSPGCRRSWETEDGTSIVLQFQHDPNRVLNVTMASITLKNCTSVLRFMWQCTEIREKVNCSFNCSIPLLQEKPQPQIVNTTQLCFAEGVCVELRIIVAVVISTAVILAIALGFCIWKYVIKRKIRTAVETATYTSVTDQVKMEGG
- the LOC136179507 gene encoding uncharacterized protein isoform X3, with translation MMMMMMIMKIQCSSAAVPEQQHPTCSASRQTDDIVLYQLSPMIWSPGCRRSWETEDGTSIVLQFQHDPNRVLNVTMASITLKNCTSVLRFMWQCTEIREKVNCSFNCSIPLLQEKPQPQIVNTTQLCFAEGVCVELRIIVAVVISTAVILAIALGFCIWKYVIKRKIRTAVETATYTSVTDQVKMEGG
- the LOC136179507 gene encoding uncharacterized protein isoform X1, producing the protein MNLTETFTTLPKRILVVSVLMMMMMMIMKIQCSSAAVPEQQHPTCSASRQTDDIVLYQLSPMIWSPGCRRSWETEDGTSIVLQFQHDPNRVLNVTMASITLKNCTSVLRFMWQCTEIREKVNCSFNCSIPLLQEKPQPQIVNTTQLCFAEGVCVELRIIVAVVISTAVILAIALGFCIWKYVIKRKIRTAVETATYTSVTDQVKMEGG